The proteins below come from a single Malus sylvestris chromosome 3, drMalSylv7.2, whole genome shotgun sequence genomic window:
- the LOC126615521 gene encoding ethylene-overproduction protein 1-like isoform X1, with amino-acid sequence MQKIYCHLDMRGLKILDRFTSTQVHAVNPTEPSNGKTHGGVSRAKFNSRLIKSFGSNSKPKTLSSGSGAEALLLPCGVPATDLLEPSIDPHLKPSDFVENLADLYRRLEGCSSQSERSLLCVEQYSLLSGHGDPKLLRRCLRAARQNAADVNDKVVLSAWLRFERREDELVGMAAMDCGGQVMECPKVALVNGVDPDLVSGHCQCGKDAAKAVSVPAFKGSECVGLDEEGSDVSFCIGDEEINCRRCKIASLSSPFEAMLYGSFKESKKGRIDFSENGISVKGMRAVEVYSRTRRLYLFSREIVVELLSFANRFCCEEMKSSCDAYLASSVDNIDDALVLIEYGLEEMAYLLVAACLQVLLRELPSSLHNSKAMKFLCSSKVRERLAMAGYGFLLYYFLSHVAMEESMVSNTTVMLLERLEECATQRWQKTLVLHQLGCVLLERRKYKEAQFHFLAAAKAGHVYSVAGVARTKYKQGQQYSAYTLMSSIINEYKPAGWMYQERALYNIGKEKILDLSTATELDPTLSFPYKYRAVANLEEKQIRAAILEIDKAVRFKLSPDCIELRAWFFIALEDYESALRDIRVLLTLEPNYMMFHGKVSGDYLVGLLSLRVKQLSEAECWMQLYDQWSSVDDIGSLAIIHQMLGHTPRKSLLQFRQSLLLLRLNCQKAAMRSLRLARNNSGSEHERLVYEGWILYDTGNREEALAKAEKSVHIQRSFEAFFLKAYVLADASLDSEASSHVIQLLEEALKCPSDGLRKGQALNNLGSIYVDCGKLDKAADCYVSALDIKHTRAHQGLARVYHLKNQRKAAYDEMTKLIEKAQSNASAYEKRSEYSDPEMTKNDLNMASQLDPLRTYPYRYRAAVLMDEQRETEAIEELTRAISFKPDLQMLHLRAAFHESIGDLSSALQDCQAALCMDPNHTDTIDLYNRARD; translated from the exons atgcagaAGATTTACTGCCATTTAGATATGCGAGGTCTGAAGATTTTAGACCGATTCACAAGCACACAAGTCCACGCTGTAAATCCCACCGAACCCTCCAATGGCAAAACCCATGGCGGCGTTTCGAGAGCTAAGTTTAATTCCCGTCTGATTAAGTCATTTGGGTCGAACTCAAAGCCCAAAACTTTGAGCTCGGGCTCTGGGGCTGAAGCTCTTCTGCTTCCCTGTGGAGTCCCAGCAACTGACCTCCTTGAGCCCTCCATAGACCCCCACCTTAAGCCCTCTGATTTCGTCGAAAACTTGGCCGACTTGTATCGCCGGTTGGAGGGATGTTCCTCTCAATCTGAAAGGTCATTGTTGTGCGTTGAGCAGTACTCTCTGTTGAGTGGTCATGGTGATCCCAAGCTGCTTCGACGGTGTCTGAGAGCTGCTCGACAGAATGCTGCTGATGTGAACGATAAGGTTGTGCTCTCGGCGTGGTTGAGGTTCGAGAGGAGGGAGGATGAGCTTGTGGGGATGGCGGCTATGGATTGTGGCGGGCAAGTTATGGAGTGTCCTAAGGTTGCTTTGGTGAATGGGGTTGATCCGGATTTGGTTTCGGGTCATTGCCAATGTGGGAAAGACGCTGCTAAAGCTGTTAGTGTGCCTGCTTTTAAGGGCAGTGAGTGTGTGGGTTTAGATGAGGAGGGAAGTGATGTTTCATTTTGTAtaggagatgaagaaattaattgtAGAAGGTGTAAAATTGCGTCGCTTTCTAGCCCTTTTGAAGCTATGTTGTATGGATCCTTTAAAGAATCGAAAAAGGGTAGGATTGATTTTTCAGAAAATGGGATATCTGTGAAGGGAATGAGAGCTGTGGAAGTGTATAGTAGGACTAGGAGGTTATACTTGTTTAGTCGTGAGATTGTTGTGGAGTTGCTTTCGTTTGCAAATAGGTTCTGTTGTGAGGAGATGAAGTCTTCTTGTGATGCTTATTTAGCTTCATCCGTCGACAACATTGATGATGCATTGGTTCTTATTGAATACGGTTTGGAGGAGATGGCATATCTTCTTGTAGCTGCCTGCTTGCAGGTGCTGCTGAGAGAGCTCCCAAGTTCTCTGCATAATTCAAAGGCGATGAAATTTCTTTGTAGCTCCAAGGTTAGGGAGAGATTGGCCATGGCAGGGTATGGTTTCTTATTGTATTATTTCTTAAGCCATGTGGCAATGGAGGAAAGTATGGTGTCAAACACAACTGTAATGTTATTGGAGAGGTTGGAAGAATGCGCAACGCAGAGGTGGCAGAAGACGCTTGTGTTGCATCAATTGGGTTGTGTTTTGCTTGAGAGAAGAAAGTATAAGGAGGCTCAGTTTCACTTTCTGGCTGCGGCTAAGGCAGGTCATGTCTATTCAGTGGCTGGTGTTGCAAGGACGAAGTACAAACAGGGGCAACAATATTCAGCGTATACGTTGATGAGCTCTATTATCAATGAGTATAAACCAGCCGGGTGGATGTACCAGGAACGCGCCCTCTACAATATCGGTAAGGAAAAGATTTTGGATTTGAGCACTGCAACTGAATTAGATCCCACTctttcatttccatataaataTAGAGCCGTTGCAAATTTGGAGGAGAAGCAAATTAGAGCAGCCATTTTGGAGATTGACAAAGCTGTTAGGTTTAAATTGTCGCCCGACTGTATTGAATTGCGGGCTTGGTTCTTCATTGCCCTTGAAGATTATGAAAGTGCTCTCAGAGACATTCGCGTTTTATTAACTTTGGAACCCAATTACATGATGTTTCATGGAAAGGTTAGTGGGGATTACTTGGTGGGGCTTCTCAGCCTTCGGGTTAAGCAGTTGAGTGAAGCTGAGTGCTGGATGCAACTATATGATCAATGGTCGTCTGTTGATGACATTGGATCTCTGGCTATCATACATCAGATGTTGGGACATACCCCTCGAAAGAGCCTCCTGCAGTTTCGGCAATCTTTACTCCTTTTACG GTTAAATTGTCAGAAGGCTGCAATGCGCAGTTTGCGGTTGGCAAGAAATAATTCTGGCTCTGAGCATGAGAGGCTGGTCTACGAAGGGTGGATTTTATATGACACCGGAAATCGTGAAGAAGCTCTTGCAAAGGCGGAAAAGTCCGTTCACATTCAGAGATCATTTGAAGCTTTTTTCCTTAAAGCGTATGTACTGGCAGATGCTAGCTTGGACTCTGAAGCATCATCTCATGTTATTCAACTGCTGGAGGAAGCTCTCAAGTGTCCTTCAGATGGTCTTCGTAAAGGACAA GCACTAAATAACTTGGGGAGTATATATGTAGATTGTGGTAAGCTGGACAAGGCTGCGGACTGCTATGTGAGTGCTCTTGACATCAAGCATACAAGAGCTCATCAAGGGTTGGCGCGTGTTTATCATCTTAAGAATCAACGAAAAGCTGCATATGATGAGATGACCAAACTCATAGAGAAGGCACAAAGTAATGCATCAGCATACGAGAAACGCTCAGAGTACAGTGATCCCGAGATGACTAAGAATGATCTCAATATGGCATCACAATTGGACCCATTGAGGACATACCCGTACAGATACAGGGCAGCAG TGCTGATGGatgaacaaagagagactgaAGCTATAGAAGAGCTTACAAGGGCCATATCTTTCAAGCCTGACTTGCAAATGCTTCATCTTCGAGCTGCATTTCACGAGTCAATTGGTGATTTGAGTTCTGCTCTCCAAGATTGTCAAGCTGCTCTCTGCATGGACCCCAACCACACAGACACTATCGATTTGTATAATCGAGCAAGGGATTGA
- the LOC126615530 gene encoding uncharacterized protein LOC126615530, with amino-acid sequence MSGPSDRRFDLNLVEEAAMPSPDNIWRPSFVSPTGPLTVGDSVMKNDITAAVVARNLLTPKDNRLLSKRSDELAVKDSLALSVQCAGSVSNMAQRLFARTRQVESLAAEVMSLKQEIRGLKHENKQLHRLAHDYATNMKRKLDQMKETDGQVLLDHQRFVGLFQRHLLPSSSGAVPRNEAPNDQPLMPPPSRVLSSTEAPNDPPPMPSLSGALLTAETSPKQPL; translated from the coding sequence atgtctggcccctccgaccgtcgttttgacttgaaccttgttgaagaggcagccatgccttctccagacaacatatggcgcccatccttcgtctcccctactggtcctcttaccgttggggattccgtgatgaagaatgatataaccgctgcggtggtggccaggaaccttctcactcccaaagataacagactactttccaaacggtctgatgagttagctgttaaggattcactggctctcagtgttcagtgtgcaggttctgtgtctaatatggcccaacgcctatttgctcgaacccgccaagttgaatcattggcggccgaagtgatgagtctcaaacaggagattagagggctcaagcatgagaataaacagttgcaccggcttgcacatgactatgctacaaacatgaagaggaagcttgaccagatgaaggaaactgatggtcaggttttacttgatcatcagagatttgtgggtttgttccaaaggcatttattgccttcgtcttctggggctgtaccgcgtaatgaagctccaaatgatcaacctctgatgcctcctccttctagggttctgtccagtactgaggctccgaatgatccccctccgatgccttctctttctggggctctactgactgctgagacttctcctaagcaacctttgtga
- the LOC126615521 gene encoding ethylene-overproduction protein 1-like isoform X3: MRGLKILDRFTSTQVHAVNPTEPSNGKTHGGVSRAKFNSRLIKSFGSNSKPKTLSSGSGAEALLLPCGVPATDLLEPSIDPHLKPSDFVENLADLYRRLEGCSSQSERSLLCVEQYSLLSGHGDPKLLRRCLRAARQNAADVNDKVVLSAWLRFERREDELVGMAAMDCGGQVMECPKVALVNGVDPDLVSGHCQCGKDAAKAVSVPAFKGSECVGLDEEGSDVSFCIGDEEINCRRCKIASLSSPFEAMLYGSFKESKKGRIDFSENGISVKGMRAVEVYSRTRRLYLFSREIVVELLSFANRFCCEEMKSSCDAYLASSVDNIDDALVLIEYGLEEMAYLLVAACLQVLLRELPSSLHNSKAMKFLCSSKVRERLAMAGYGFLLYYFLSHVAMEESMVSNTTVMLLERLEECATQRWQKTLVLHQLGCVLLERRKYKEAQFHFLAAAKAGHVYSVAGVARTKYKQGQQYSAYTLMSSIINEYKPAGWMYQERALYNIGKEKILDLSTATELDPTLSFPYKYRAVANLEEKQIRAAILEIDKAVRFKLSPDCIELRAWFFIALEDYESALRDIRVLLTLEPNYMMFHGKVSGDYLVGLLSLRVKQLSEAECWMQLYDQWSSVDDIGSLAIIHQMLGHTPRKSLLQFRQSLLLLRLNCQKAAMRSLRLARNNSGSEHERLVYEGWILYDTGNREEALAKAEKSVHIQRSFEAFFLKAYVLADASLDSEASSHVIQLLEEALKCPSDGLRKGQIVVSWTRLRTAM, encoded by the exons ATGCGAGGTCTGAAGATTTTAGACCGATTCACAAGCACACAAGTCCACGCTGTAAATCCCACCGAACCCTCCAATGGCAAAACCCATGGCGGCGTTTCGAGAGCTAAGTTTAATTCCCGTCTGATTAAGTCATTTGGGTCGAACTCAAAGCCCAAAACTTTGAGCTCGGGCTCTGGGGCTGAAGCTCTTCTGCTTCCCTGTGGAGTCCCAGCAACTGACCTCCTTGAGCCCTCCATAGACCCCCACCTTAAGCCCTCTGATTTCGTCGAAAACTTGGCCGACTTGTATCGCCGGTTGGAGGGATGTTCCTCTCAATCTGAAAGGTCATTGTTGTGCGTTGAGCAGTACTCTCTGTTGAGTGGTCATGGTGATCCCAAGCTGCTTCGACGGTGTCTGAGAGCTGCTCGACAGAATGCTGCTGATGTGAACGATAAGGTTGTGCTCTCGGCGTGGTTGAGGTTCGAGAGGAGGGAGGATGAGCTTGTGGGGATGGCGGCTATGGATTGTGGCGGGCAAGTTATGGAGTGTCCTAAGGTTGCTTTGGTGAATGGGGTTGATCCGGATTTGGTTTCGGGTCATTGCCAATGTGGGAAAGACGCTGCTAAAGCTGTTAGTGTGCCTGCTTTTAAGGGCAGTGAGTGTGTGGGTTTAGATGAGGAGGGAAGTGATGTTTCATTTTGTAtaggagatgaagaaattaattgtAGAAGGTGTAAAATTGCGTCGCTTTCTAGCCCTTTTGAAGCTATGTTGTATGGATCCTTTAAAGAATCGAAAAAGGGTAGGATTGATTTTTCAGAAAATGGGATATCTGTGAAGGGAATGAGAGCTGTGGAAGTGTATAGTAGGACTAGGAGGTTATACTTGTTTAGTCGTGAGATTGTTGTGGAGTTGCTTTCGTTTGCAAATAGGTTCTGTTGTGAGGAGATGAAGTCTTCTTGTGATGCTTATTTAGCTTCATCCGTCGACAACATTGATGATGCATTGGTTCTTATTGAATACGGTTTGGAGGAGATGGCATATCTTCTTGTAGCTGCCTGCTTGCAGGTGCTGCTGAGAGAGCTCCCAAGTTCTCTGCATAATTCAAAGGCGATGAAATTTCTTTGTAGCTCCAAGGTTAGGGAGAGATTGGCCATGGCAGGGTATGGTTTCTTATTGTATTATTTCTTAAGCCATGTGGCAATGGAGGAAAGTATGGTGTCAAACACAACTGTAATGTTATTGGAGAGGTTGGAAGAATGCGCAACGCAGAGGTGGCAGAAGACGCTTGTGTTGCATCAATTGGGTTGTGTTTTGCTTGAGAGAAGAAAGTATAAGGAGGCTCAGTTTCACTTTCTGGCTGCGGCTAAGGCAGGTCATGTCTATTCAGTGGCTGGTGTTGCAAGGACGAAGTACAAACAGGGGCAACAATATTCAGCGTATACGTTGATGAGCTCTATTATCAATGAGTATAAACCAGCCGGGTGGATGTACCAGGAACGCGCCCTCTACAATATCGGTAAGGAAAAGATTTTGGATTTGAGCACTGCAACTGAATTAGATCCCACTctttcatttccatataaataTAGAGCCGTTGCAAATTTGGAGGAGAAGCAAATTAGAGCAGCCATTTTGGAGATTGACAAAGCTGTTAGGTTTAAATTGTCGCCCGACTGTATTGAATTGCGGGCTTGGTTCTTCATTGCCCTTGAAGATTATGAAAGTGCTCTCAGAGACATTCGCGTTTTATTAACTTTGGAACCCAATTACATGATGTTTCATGGAAAGGTTAGTGGGGATTACTTGGTGGGGCTTCTCAGCCTTCGGGTTAAGCAGTTGAGTGAAGCTGAGTGCTGGATGCAACTATATGATCAATGGTCGTCTGTTGATGACATTGGATCTCTGGCTATCATACATCAGATGTTGGGACATACCCCTCGAAAGAGCCTCCTGCAGTTTCGGCAATCTTTACTCCTTTTACG GTTAAATTGTCAGAAGGCTGCAATGCGCAGTTTGCGGTTGGCAAGAAATAATTCTGGCTCTGAGCATGAGAGGCTGGTCTACGAAGGGTGGATTTTATATGACACCGGAAATCGTGAAGAAGCTCTTGCAAAGGCGGAAAAGTCCGTTCACATTCAGAGATCATTTGAAGCTTTTTTCCTTAAAGCGTATGTACTGGCAGATGCTAGCTTGGACTCTGAAGCATCATCTCATGTTATTCAACTGCTGGAGGAAGCTCTCAAGTGTCCTTCAGATGGTCTTCGTAAAGGACAA ATTGTGGTAAGCTGGACAAGGCTGCGGACTGCTATGTGA
- the LOC126615521 gene encoding ethylene-overproduction protein 1-like isoform X2, whose amino-acid sequence MRGLKILDRFTSTQVHAVNPTEPSNGKTHGGVSRAKFNSRLIKSFGSNSKPKTLSSGSGAEALLLPCGVPATDLLEPSIDPHLKPSDFVENLADLYRRLEGCSSQSERSLLCVEQYSLLSGHGDPKLLRRCLRAARQNAADVNDKVVLSAWLRFERREDELVGMAAMDCGGQVMECPKVALVNGVDPDLVSGHCQCGKDAAKAVSVPAFKGSECVGLDEEGSDVSFCIGDEEINCRRCKIASLSSPFEAMLYGSFKESKKGRIDFSENGISVKGMRAVEVYSRTRRLYLFSREIVVELLSFANRFCCEEMKSSCDAYLASSVDNIDDALVLIEYGLEEMAYLLVAACLQVLLRELPSSLHNSKAMKFLCSSKVRERLAMAGYGFLLYYFLSHVAMEESMVSNTTVMLLERLEECATQRWQKTLVLHQLGCVLLERRKYKEAQFHFLAAAKAGHVYSVAGVARTKYKQGQQYSAYTLMSSIINEYKPAGWMYQERALYNIGKEKILDLSTATELDPTLSFPYKYRAVANLEEKQIRAAILEIDKAVRFKLSPDCIELRAWFFIALEDYESALRDIRVLLTLEPNYMMFHGKVSGDYLVGLLSLRVKQLSEAECWMQLYDQWSSVDDIGSLAIIHQMLGHTPRKSLLQFRQSLLLLRLNCQKAAMRSLRLARNNSGSEHERLVYEGWILYDTGNREEALAKAEKSVHIQRSFEAFFLKAYVLADASLDSEASSHVIQLLEEALKCPSDGLRKGQALNNLGSIYVDCGKLDKAADCYVSALDIKHTRAHQGLARVYHLKNQRKAAYDEMTKLIEKAQSNASAYEKRSEYSDPEMTKNDLNMASQLDPLRTYPYRYRAAVLMDEQRETEAIEELTRAISFKPDLQMLHLRAAFHESIGDLSSALQDCQAALCMDPNHTDTIDLYNRARD is encoded by the exons ATGCGAGGTCTGAAGATTTTAGACCGATTCACAAGCACACAAGTCCACGCTGTAAATCCCACCGAACCCTCCAATGGCAAAACCCATGGCGGCGTTTCGAGAGCTAAGTTTAATTCCCGTCTGATTAAGTCATTTGGGTCGAACTCAAAGCCCAAAACTTTGAGCTCGGGCTCTGGGGCTGAAGCTCTTCTGCTTCCCTGTGGAGTCCCAGCAACTGACCTCCTTGAGCCCTCCATAGACCCCCACCTTAAGCCCTCTGATTTCGTCGAAAACTTGGCCGACTTGTATCGCCGGTTGGAGGGATGTTCCTCTCAATCTGAAAGGTCATTGTTGTGCGTTGAGCAGTACTCTCTGTTGAGTGGTCATGGTGATCCCAAGCTGCTTCGACGGTGTCTGAGAGCTGCTCGACAGAATGCTGCTGATGTGAACGATAAGGTTGTGCTCTCGGCGTGGTTGAGGTTCGAGAGGAGGGAGGATGAGCTTGTGGGGATGGCGGCTATGGATTGTGGCGGGCAAGTTATGGAGTGTCCTAAGGTTGCTTTGGTGAATGGGGTTGATCCGGATTTGGTTTCGGGTCATTGCCAATGTGGGAAAGACGCTGCTAAAGCTGTTAGTGTGCCTGCTTTTAAGGGCAGTGAGTGTGTGGGTTTAGATGAGGAGGGAAGTGATGTTTCATTTTGTAtaggagatgaagaaattaattgtAGAAGGTGTAAAATTGCGTCGCTTTCTAGCCCTTTTGAAGCTATGTTGTATGGATCCTTTAAAGAATCGAAAAAGGGTAGGATTGATTTTTCAGAAAATGGGATATCTGTGAAGGGAATGAGAGCTGTGGAAGTGTATAGTAGGACTAGGAGGTTATACTTGTTTAGTCGTGAGATTGTTGTGGAGTTGCTTTCGTTTGCAAATAGGTTCTGTTGTGAGGAGATGAAGTCTTCTTGTGATGCTTATTTAGCTTCATCCGTCGACAACATTGATGATGCATTGGTTCTTATTGAATACGGTTTGGAGGAGATGGCATATCTTCTTGTAGCTGCCTGCTTGCAGGTGCTGCTGAGAGAGCTCCCAAGTTCTCTGCATAATTCAAAGGCGATGAAATTTCTTTGTAGCTCCAAGGTTAGGGAGAGATTGGCCATGGCAGGGTATGGTTTCTTATTGTATTATTTCTTAAGCCATGTGGCAATGGAGGAAAGTATGGTGTCAAACACAACTGTAATGTTATTGGAGAGGTTGGAAGAATGCGCAACGCAGAGGTGGCAGAAGACGCTTGTGTTGCATCAATTGGGTTGTGTTTTGCTTGAGAGAAGAAAGTATAAGGAGGCTCAGTTTCACTTTCTGGCTGCGGCTAAGGCAGGTCATGTCTATTCAGTGGCTGGTGTTGCAAGGACGAAGTACAAACAGGGGCAACAATATTCAGCGTATACGTTGATGAGCTCTATTATCAATGAGTATAAACCAGCCGGGTGGATGTACCAGGAACGCGCCCTCTACAATATCGGTAAGGAAAAGATTTTGGATTTGAGCACTGCAACTGAATTAGATCCCACTctttcatttccatataaataTAGAGCCGTTGCAAATTTGGAGGAGAAGCAAATTAGAGCAGCCATTTTGGAGATTGACAAAGCTGTTAGGTTTAAATTGTCGCCCGACTGTATTGAATTGCGGGCTTGGTTCTTCATTGCCCTTGAAGATTATGAAAGTGCTCTCAGAGACATTCGCGTTTTATTAACTTTGGAACCCAATTACATGATGTTTCATGGAAAGGTTAGTGGGGATTACTTGGTGGGGCTTCTCAGCCTTCGGGTTAAGCAGTTGAGTGAAGCTGAGTGCTGGATGCAACTATATGATCAATGGTCGTCTGTTGATGACATTGGATCTCTGGCTATCATACATCAGATGTTGGGACATACCCCTCGAAAGAGCCTCCTGCAGTTTCGGCAATCTTTACTCCTTTTACG GTTAAATTGTCAGAAGGCTGCAATGCGCAGTTTGCGGTTGGCAAGAAATAATTCTGGCTCTGAGCATGAGAGGCTGGTCTACGAAGGGTGGATTTTATATGACACCGGAAATCGTGAAGAAGCTCTTGCAAAGGCGGAAAAGTCCGTTCACATTCAGAGATCATTTGAAGCTTTTTTCCTTAAAGCGTATGTACTGGCAGATGCTAGCTTGGACTCTGAAGCATCATCTCATGTTATTCAACTGCTGGAGGAAGCTCTCAAGTGTCCTTCAGATGGTCTTCGTAAAGGACAA GCACTAAATAACTTGGGGAGTATATATGTAGATTGTGGTAAGCTGGACAAGGCTGCGGACTGCTATGTGAGTGCTCTTGACATCAAGCATACAAGAGCTCATCAAGGGTTGGCGCGTGTTTATCATCTTAAGAATCAACGAAAAGCTGCATATGATGAGATGACCAAACTCATAGAGAAGGCACAAAGTAATGCATCAGCATACGAGAAACGCTCAGAGTACAGTGATCCCGAGATGACTAAGAATGATCTCAATATGGCATCACAATTGGACCCATTGAGGACATACCCGTACAGATACAGGGCAGCAG TGCTGATGGatgaacaaagagagactgaAGCTATAGAAGAGCTTACAAGGGCCATATCTTTCAAGCCTGACTTGCAAATGCTTCATCTTCGAGCTGCATTTCACGAGTCAATTGGTGATTTGAGTTCTGCTCTCCAAGATTGTCAAGCTGCTCTCTGCATGGACCCCAACCACACAGACACTATCGATTTGTATAATCGAGCAAGGGATTGA